CACATATGGGGAGTTGAACACCATGGTGATCTAAAAACAGTGACAGTTCATATTCGAAATTTACGAAAAAAAATAGAAGTTAATCCTGCTAAACCAGACTATATTCAAACTGTTAGAGGGTTTGGGTACAAATTTAACAAAACCTTAAAACCGTGAAGTAGGTGGTGAAATGCCATTCATCTACTTACTTTTCCTACAGGGACTCTTCCATATTCCTGTCATATGAACTTCTTTTATATACTGCCTGATAGTAATAGATTTAAGCAGTTACTTTTACAAGTTTAATTACAAGGTTTTTAAGGGGAGTCGATTTTATAATGATGTTTTTAAAGCAATAACACGAATATTTAATATGCGGATGATCAAACGAACCTTTAATCAGTGGGGGTTCGCTCTCCTTCCACTGATAAGGAACACAAGCTAACGTCTTCGCGTCCTGTGAAAACGCTTGTGTGACCAACATCCTGTTGGCCCGAGTCAATCAGGACATTAGCGTCCGTTAGTTCCCGCTTAAATTAATTTACCTCTCTTCTCTATTTTGAGCTGGGAGCTTCACGGACGGTAAAAGTTAGCTGAAGACAAGCCCTCGGGAAAGCGTCCGTCTGAAGTGAAGGTCATTTTCATGATTCGAATTTTGACATCTTATTTTGAATTGTGAAATTCATTCAGGACTTATACAAATAGAAATTATGTCATCATGGCTTCTGGAAAAACCGAAATGTAATACTTTATCTTTTATTGTCGAAATTGCTATAAAAGGGAATAGACACTAATTTTATAGTTAAAAGAACTACTTTTTTTCTGTTTTTTAACTTGTATTTAACCTTGAGTAGGTATACTTCAAATTGCAGTCACACATCATGGCGATTCTCAAGTGCTGTGACAATATTTTAAAATCAAACCTTCCTACTAGTTAAAGGCAAACCTATTTAAAAATAGGGACGCAAAGTTACGGGTCTAAGGGTCATTTGCTTGAATGGCCTATGATCGCCGGACCGCCTATTAGGCAAACGTGGGAAAGGAGGTCTAAGGAAGAGATGGAAAAGAAGTTACACTCTACCTTGGATAGGGAATGGGAGAGGTTAATAAGAGAAGCACGTCAAAGAGGGTTAACACCTCAAGACGTCCGTTGTTTTCTAGCAGAGAAACAGCGAGAAAAAAATGTATATGATATTAAACAAGTGAGTGGTGGTAACTCGTAACCAAATTATACGAGAGATAGAAAGCGTAGCTAAAGCTTTATTTTAAACGTTTATCGTTCTGATAAGCGTTTTTTTGATATGTAAACAAATTAATTACGCCTATTTGTTACTGCTTCAAGACACTTGTCCTGTCATTTTTAGTAACGGTGCATTAACTAATTGTGAACGAAAATTTGATATTTAAGGAGGCTAACCACATGGTAAGGATATTTATCGATCCCGGTCATGGTGGTTCGGACAATGGAGCAGTTGGGAATGGTTTAGTAGAAAAGGAGATCGTTCTTGACATTGCTATTAGGTTAAGGGCATTACTGAACTCGTATCAAGATGTTCAAATTAATATGAGTCGAGAAGATGATAGATTCATTTCACTATCAGAAAGGGCCGATATGGCGAATAGCTGGAATGCTGACTTTTTCGTTTCTATTCACACAAATGCAAGTGGTGGCGAAGGGTTTGAATCGTACATTTGGAACGGGAGTGTGCCTGATCAGACAATAAGGTACCAACAGGTTATTCACGAAGCTATTATCAATGAAATTGATGTAATTGACAGAGGTATGTTAAGCGCTAACTATGCAGTACTGAGAGAAACAACAATGTCGGCTCTTTTAACGGAAAATTTATTTGTTGATAATGAAAGTGATGCCGAGAAATTGCGAGATGATGCCTTTTTAGATCGTATTGCACAAGGCCATGCAACCGGGATTGTGAACGCATTAAATATAGAAGAAAACGGATCAGATGGATCTGATGGTGATGAACCGACCAATGACCCGATTGCTTCAGTGCAAGCGACATTAAATGAGCGTTACGGTTTAGCCATTGCCGTAGATAATATTTTCGGTCCAGAGACAAAAGGGGCATTATTAAGAGGCTTCCAAACGGAGTTAAATGTTCAGTTTAATAGAAACATTCAG
The genomic region above belongs to Bacillus sp. A301a_S52 and contains:
- the sinI gene encoding DNA-binding anti-repressor SinI: MEKKLHSTLDREWERLIREARQRGLTPQDVRCFLAEKQREKNVYDIKQVSGGNS
- a CDS encoding N-acetylmuramoyl-L-alanine amidase; this encodes MVRIFIDPGHGGSDNGAVGNGLVEKEIVLDIAIRLRALLNSYQDVQINMSREDDRFISLSERADMANSWNADFFVSIHTNASGGEGFESYIWNGSVPDQTIRYQQVIHEAIINEIDVIDRGMLSANYAVLRETTMSALLTENLFVDNESDAEKLRDDAFLDRIAQGHATGIVNALNIEENGSDGSDGDEPTNDPIASVQATLNERYGLAIAVDNIFGPETKGALLRGFQTELNVQFNRNIQVDGIWGPETRQAVVNVGRGARGNITWILQAMLYGSGVSPGPVDGIFGPLTESAVRTYQHRFRLRVDGIAGRQTFTALFR